The DNA window CAGAATGAGCCTGTGCCCTGAGGCGCTGGCCCGATACCTGGACGAACATGCCGAATTGACCGATGAGGGCTTGTGTCGCCACCGACCTACGGGTCGCATTATCCGCGCCATGGTCCCCATGCACACCTTCGGCCATCCTGCCGAACTCGAAAAATTGCTGCAACTGGCAGGACGCTGGCATATTGGCCTGGTTGAAGATGCCGCCGAAAGCCTGGGCTCCTGGTATCGGGGACAACACACTGGCACTCTGGGGCGATTTGGTACCTTAAGTTTCAATGGCAACAAAATAGTGACCACGGGTGGCGGCGGTATGCTGCTTTGTGCCTCTCATGAAGATGCAGAACGGGCCAAACACATCACCACCACGGCCAAGCAACCCCATGCCTTGGAGTTTTTTCATGATATGCCGGGCTTTAACTACCGTATGCCCAATCTCAATGCCGCCCTCGGCTGTGCCCAAATGACCAAACTTGACGGCTTTGTGCAAAGCAAGCGCGCGGTTGCCGAGGCCTACAGGCGGTTTTTTGCCGACACGGAATTTGCGTTTGTCTGTGAACCCAGTGACAGCAGATCAAATTATTGGCTCAATGCCATAGTGCTGCCGGATCCTGCCTTGAAGCAACCCTTTCTGCAACAGACCAACCAGGCCGGTGTCATGACCCGCCCCGTTTGGCAGCCCATGCACACCTTGCCCATGTTTGCCAACGCACCCAGGGGCGAGCTAGGCAACACTGAGTGGCTGGCCCTGCGCCTGATCAATCTGCCCAGCTCGCCGCTGGCTTGCAGCAACACATGAAGATATGAGCATGAACACAGCCTTGAGTGCATTCAGCCAAGTTCTGGATCAGGATATGTATTACCGGCAGGGCTACCGGAAACTGTACCTGGAACCCGAGGCGCAGGCCTTCGATTATTGTTATGAAGAAGGCCCGCTCCAGTTTAAAGTGATGAGCATTAAACGTCCCATTCTTCAGGTGGCCGGTCAGGCACTCGAGGAAGAATGGTATGATCTTGAAACCCATTACGGTTACGGCGGCCCACTCAGTAACAGTGCTGATCCTGACTTCCTCGCCCGGGCTTTTGACGCCTATCGTCATCACTGTGCCAACAACAGGATCATCTGTGAGTTTATTCGTTTTCATCCACTCAATGAGCTGGGAGCCCAGGCCGGCTGGTATGATTTTCATGCCCTGGAGCGGCAGGTGGTCAGTGTCGATCTGCGCGGGGATGAAACCGCACGCTGGCAAGGCTATTCAAAGACCTGTCGCAATCTTTTACGCCGCAGCCTTGAATGCCTGACAGTAGATGAACAGCTGCCACTGGAAGACTTTTTGCCCTTATATCGACAGACAATGGACAAAAATCGCGCCGCCGCTTTTTTCTATTTTGACCAGGAATACTTTCAAGGTTTGGCCTCCCTGCCCGGCTGTCGTCTGCTGGGTATCCGTAACGCACAGGGGCAGTTGATCTCGGCCGGTTTCTTCTTTTTCTGTCCTCCGCTGGCCCATTACCATCTTTCGGCCAATCTGCCTGACGCAGTGCGGGAAAATGGCAACTATCTGTTGCTTGAGCATGCCTTCAGGCTTGCCAAGGCCGCGGGCTGTCAGCAGATGTTGCTTGGCGGGGGGCGTACAGCGGCCACAGATGACTCGCTCTTTAAGTTTAAGACTAAGTTTTCAAAAGATATTTTGCCTTTTTATATTTCAGGAATAGACTTTATTCCCGGGCAAAGAAACAGACTTAATGCCCTATGGCAAGCTCAGTTTCCACAGCGACAACTGCGACATTTTCAAAAATACCGGCTCACAGAGTGAGGAATCTTATGGCTCAAACGACCTATATCATTGCCGAAGCCGGCGTCAATCATAACGGTGACATTAACCTTGCCAAATCGCTTATCGATGCGGCAGTGAGTGCCGGTGTTGATTGCGTTAAATTTCAGACCTGGAAAACCGAACTCTTGGTAACAGAGCAAGCAGAAATGGCTCGCTACCAAATGGAAAACACCCAAAGCCAGACCTCACAGTTCCAGATGCTCAAGGCGTTGGAGCTAAGTT is part of the Shewanella cyperi genome and encodes:
- a CDS encoding LegC family aminotransferase; amino-acid sequence: MSNAILDTIAFIRQLYQSQDFLPLHAPSFDEQELDLVTDTIKSTFVSSVGRYVSQFEQQLCHYTQAKGAVATVNGTAALHTALYLAGVKTGDLVISQALTFVATCNAITQLGATPLFIDVSRDRMSLCPEALARYLDEHAELTDEGLCRHRPTGRIIRAMVPMHTFGHPAELEKLLQLAGRWHIGLVEDAAESLGSWYRGQHTGTLGRFGTLSFNGNKIVTTGGGGMLLCASHEDAERAKHITTTAKQPHALEFFHDMPGFNYRMPNLNAALGCAQMTKLDGFVQSKRAVAEAYRRFFADTEFAFVCEPSDSRSNYWLNAIVLPDPALKQPFLQQTNQAGVMTRPVWQPMHTLPMFANAPRGELGNTEWLALRLINLPSSPLACSNT
- a CDS encoding GNAT family N-acetyltransferase, encoding MNTALSAFSQVLDQDMYYRQGYRKLYLEPEAQAFDYCYEEGPLQFKVMSIKRPILQVAGQALEEEWYDLETHYGYGGPLSNSADPDFLARAFDAYRHHCANNRIICEFIRFHPLNELGAQAGWYDFHALERQVVSVDLRGDETARWQGYSKTCRNLLRRSLECLTVDEQLPLEDFLPLYRQTMDKNRAAAFFYFDQEYFQGLASLPGCRLLGIRNAQGQLISAGFFFFCPPLAHYHLSANLPDAVRENGNYLLLEHAFRLAKAAGCQQMLLGGGRTAATDDSLFKFKTKFSKDILPFYISGIDFIPGQRNRLNALWQAQFPQRQLRHFQKYRLTE